The genomic interval GCCCTGCTTGGAGTCGGCCGGCTCGGTCCCGACACTACTCCTCCGGCGCAGCCCGTAGAGTCGGTACGGCTCGCCGACATTCACCTCGCGGCGACCGGGACGGAAGCCCCGCCGCCTACGTTCCTCGATGCCGAGGATCTTTCTGCGCCGCGCGTGCGTGCGGCGGCCGGCATCCTCTACAACCCGCGGACGAACGAGGTGCTCTGGGAGTCGCGCGGACTGGAGCAACGGCCGATCGCCAGCATTACAAAGGTGATGACGGCGCTCGTCCTGCTCGATCAGAGGCCGGACCTGTCGCACGACGTCGTGATTGCACGCGCCGATGTCCGCCGGGCGTCGACGACCTATCTGCGGCGCAGCGAGCGGGTGACGCTCGACGGGCTACTGCATCTTGCCCTGGTCGCATCGGACAACGCGGCGGCACGGGCCCTCGCGCGCGCGTCCGGCCTCGGTTCGCGCCACTTCGTCGAGGCGATGAACCAGAAGGCGGCGGAGCTGGGGCTGGATGCGACGCGGTTCGTCGAGCCGTCCGGTCTGGATGAGCGCAACGTCTCGACGCCGTACGACATCGCCCGGCTGATCGCGCACGCGAGCGCGGAACCGACTCTGACGCACATCATGCGGAAGTCTTCGCACCAGTTGCGGACCAGCCGGCGCCGGCTCACCGTCCGGAACACGAACCGTCT from Acidobacteriota bacterium carries:
- a CDS encoding D-alanyl-D-alanine carboxypeptidase codes for the protein MSSEIPLRPTGQVRFPREPTRSTLSALALFVAGIALLGVGRLGPDTTPPAQPVESVRLADIHLAATGTEAPPPTFLDAEDLSAPRVRAAAGILYNPRTNEVLWESRGLEQRPIASITKVMTALVLLDQRPDLSHDVVIARADVRRASTTYLRRSERVTLDGLLHLALVASDNAAARALARASGLGSRHFVEAMNQKAAELGLDATRFVEPSGLDERNVSTPYDIARLIAHASAEPTLTHIMRKSSHQLRTSRRRLTVRNTNRLLRGRHLVQAGKTGYIDEAGYCLTAVVKLPDSDPLALVVLGVNSNSGRFREARRLVDWVSTKGRPLIDGSRRAD